GCTGGTTCAGGGCGGGCTGTCGGTCGATCTCCATGCCAGCCTGCTGCGTGCGCTACAGGGCTTTGTGCTGGGCAGTGCGATCGGCGTGCTGGTCGGTGCGTTACTTGGCGGTTGGCGTATCACCGACAGACTGTTTAATCCGGCGCTGTCCGCACTGCGCTGCGTGGCGCTATTCGCCTGGCTGCCGCTGATCACCGCCTGGTTTGGTTTAGGGGAGAGCGCCAAAATCGTGTTTATCGCCGTCGCGGCGTTCTTTCCTGTGATGCTGGCAACCCGTCAGGGGATCGCCCAGCTTCCGCCTGCGCTACTGGAAGTGGCGCAGGTTCTGCGTCTGACGCCAGTGCAGACGCTTCGCACATTGATACTGCCCAGCGTATTGCCACCGCTGTTTTCCGGCCTGCGGCTGGCGCTGATGCATGCGTGGACGGGCGCGATTGGCGCAGAATATTTCATGCCGTCGGGAGAAGGATTGGGCGGCATGATGATTCGCGCACAGCAGTTGCTTGAATCCGATCGCATCATGGCGGGCGTGGTGCTGATTGCCGCGGTGGCCGCGCTGTTTTCCCGATTGATTACCTTGTCTGAACGTCGGCTGACCCGCTGGCGCTTTGCGTGACCGTTAACGGAGAATCTATGTCCCTGCATTTTCAGCACATTACTAAACATTTTACCGTCAACGGCGCGCCGCTGACGGTGTTACAGGACATCGATCTGTCGTTGCAGGCTGGAGAACTGGTTGCGGTCATCGGTGCCAGCGGCTGTGGTAAATCGACGCTGCTGCGTTTGGCAGCCGGGATTGATACCACAGAGCGTGGGCGCATTCTGATTGGCGAACGGCCTGTGCAGGGTATTCCCGATGATGTCAGTCTGGTGTTTCAGGAGCCACGCCTGTTTCCGTGGCTCACCGTGACGGACAATATTCGCCTCGGTATGCTCAACCTAGATCTTTCTCCTGCGGAAGTGACGCACCGTATTGCACACTATCTCCAGATGATGGGGTTGGAGGGCTTTGCCGACGCATGGCCGCACCAGCTGTCGGGAGGAATGGCACAGCGCGTGGCGATCGCTCGTGGGCTGGTGTCGACGCCGCGTATTCTCTTGTTGGATGAACCCTTTGGGGCGCTGGATGCGCTGACTAAACAGCAGTTGCAGGAGCGTCTGGCGGAGATTCGCCAGCAAACAGATTTGACGATCCTGCTGGTGACACACGATGTGGAAGAGGCGGTTTTTCTGGCGGACAGCGTGGTGGTGATGTCGCCCCGACCTGGCCGGATTAGCAGGATTCTGCCGATAAATCTCACTTATCCCCGCGACCGAACCAGCACTGCATTGTTGGAGCAACGACAAGCGGTCAGTCAGGCGCTACATCAGACGGATACCGTTGAAGCCTGATGCTGTTGCCTACTGCTTTCTCTCAATCTTAATCATCGATAGAAACCGCCGTGGAAAAGGCGGTTTTTCTTTTCTGCTCGTCACGCGAGATCATTCATTTTCAGCATAGTGAAGTCTCGTCATTAACTGGCATAATGCGCATGTCATTTTCGGTCAATACCTTAACAGGATATTCCTATTGGGCATGCGTAGGCGTGTTGTCCTACACTCGTTAAGGCCGCGCCGGTTAGTGCCGATGCATAATCGTGACCGAGAGAAACACTTATTGCCGATACTTGCCGGTAAGAAAGGGCGGGTATATATCGTTATTATTGAGGTTTTCGCATGAAAAAAGTTACCGTTGCCGCAACACAAATGGCGTGTTCCTGGGATCTGCCCAAGAATATCGAAAACGCTGAAAAACTGGTGC
The nucleotide sequence above comes from Pectobacterium brasiliense. Encoded proteins:
- a CDS encoding ABC transporter ATP-binding protein produces the protein MSLHFQHITKHFTVNGAPLTVLQDIDLSLQAGELVAVIGASGCGKSTLLRLAAGIDTTERGRILIGERPVQGIPDDVSLVFQEPRLFPWLTVTDNIRLGMLNLDLSPAEVTHRIAHYLQMMGLEGFADAWPHQLSGGMAQRVAIARGLVSTPRILLLDEPFGALDALTKQQLQERLAEIRQQTDLTILLVTHDVEEAVFLADSVVVMSPRPGRISRILPINLTYPRDRTSTALLEQRQAVSQALHQTDTVEA